One genomic window of Candidatus Kuenenia stuttgartiensis includes the following:
- a CDS encoding GspE/PulE family protein, translating into MKNSTHLIEQVLLNKIIDKDQLKKAKEIQSKKLIGLEDALVELGYTTHKEIIKCLSWHYDLPVLDLANLEIPDEIINLLPTHIIKKNGILPISKKSGVITIATSRPPDLGFMDNLRFILGSDIKFILATAEQIAYAFRKNCHNESTEMVGSLLKEIRMGDVTIVQTESESGGAYRSEAKSAEDDSPVIQLVSLIINKAIVARASDIHVEPLLSKLRIRYRIDGVCQEAEVLPKNLQDSIISRIKILTDMDISEKRRPQDGRISLYLSGKDMDIRVSCLPSIYGESIVMRLLEKSQTLMCIKNLGLCTSDFQRFQSIIKMPNGIFLITGPTGSGKTTTLYAIINELNQTGVKIVTAEDPVEYTIKGVNQSEVHDKIGFTFPKILRTMLRQDPNVILVGEIRDTETADIAIASALTGHLVLSTLHTNDAPSAITRLIDMNIKPFLVSTSLQGIMAQRLVRAICHDCREQTHYTPEQITQMGFDPGMFTEYYFYKGKGCKKCNNIGFKGRIGIYELLEMNETMRDMAYNAASTDEMRKAAKTAGMTTLKEDGIRKAKEGRTTLEEIFRVTGTEE; encoded by the coding sequence ATGAAGAATTCTACCCATTTAATAGAGCAGGTCTTACTCAACAAGATAATAGATAAAGACCAGTTAAAAAAGGCGAAAGAAATACAGTCTAAAAAACTAATTGGGCTGGAAGATGCACTGGTGGAGCTTGGCTATACCACCCATAAGGAGATAATTAAATGTTTATCATGGCATTATGATTTGCCGGTGCTTGATCTTGCGAACCTGGAGATACCTGACGAAATAATTAATTTACTGCCCACGCACATTATTAAAAAAAACGGTATTTTACCCATATCAAAAAAAAGCGGCGTGATAACCATAGCAACGAGTCGGCCTCCCGACCTTGGATTTATGGATAATTTACGGTTTATATTGGGTTCGGATATTAAATTTATTCTTGCCACCGCTGAACAGATTGCATATGCCTTTCGCAAAAACTGTCATAATGAATCAACTGAAATGGTAGGTTCGTTGCTGAAAGAAATAAGGATGGGCGATGTCACCATAGTTCAAACGGAGAGTGAATCTGGCGGGGCATATCGGAGTGAAGCCAAATCCGCAGAAGACGACAGCCCTGTTATACAATTAGTTTCGCTTATTATAAATAAAGCCATTGTTGCACGTGCGAGCGATATCCATGTTGAGCCGCTTTTAAGCAAGCTGCGCATCCGTTATCGCATTGATGGCGTATGCCAGGAGGCGGAAGTCTTACCAAAAAATCTTCAGGATTCAATTATTTCCCGCATAAAAATACTTACCGATATGGATATTTCTGAAAAAAGGAGGCCGCAGGACGGAAGGATAAGCCTTTATCTTTCAGGGAAGGATATGGATATACGTGTATCATGCCTACCTTCCATTTACGGTGAAAGCATTGTTATGCGTTTACTGGAAAAATCACAAACGCTGATGTGTATTAAAAATCTTGGACTTTGCACAAGTGATTTTCAGCGTTTTCAATCGATTATTAAAATGCCAAACGGTATATTTCTCATTACAGGCCCTACCGGCAGCGGGAAAACGACAACGCTCTACGCAATTATTAATGAACTCAACCAGACGGGCGTAAAAATTGTTACGGCGGAAGATCCCGTTGAATACACAATAAAAGGCGTTAATCAAAGCGAGGTGCATGATAAAATCGGTTTTACTTTCCCAAAGATTTTAAGGACTATGCTCCGTCAGGACCCAAATGTTATACTTGTCGGGGAAATCCGTGATACAGAAACTGCGGATATTGCAATTGCTTCCGCCCTGACAGGACACCTTGTCCTCAGCACCCTTCATACGAACGATGCACCCTCCGCCATTACCAGGCTCATTGATATGAACATTAAACCGTTTCTTGTTTCGACCTCTTTGCAGGGAATCATGGCGCAACGGCTGGTGAGGGCGATATGCCACGATTGCAGGGAACAGACGCATTATACGCCGGAACAAATCACGCAAATGGGTTTCGATCCAGGCATGTTTACGGAATATTATTTCTATAAGGGAAAAGGGTGCAAGAAGTGCAATAATATTGGTTTTAAAGGCAGGATCGGCATATACGAACTTTTGGAGATGAATGAGACCATGCGCGATATGGCGTACAACGCAGCTTCTACCGATGAAATGAGAAAAGCGGCAAAAACAGCGGGAATGACCACGCTGAAAGAGGACGGCATCAGGAAGGCAAAAGAAGGCAGGACCACCCTGGAAGAGATATTCAGGGTGACCGGAACGGAAGAGTGA
- a CDS encoding GspE/PulE family protein, with protein sequence MQAKSKSKPDAKSDAQRRLFGQLLKENGFATEDQIQEALAVQKQNGGLLGDILISMNYVTDPQIMQVLSEYLGVEIVNIEDREVPGDVINLVPAAIAQLYRIIPISYEQEKQVITIAQANALAIETLDDLRLVLKLNVKPVLCHKDSVARALEKYYPKKHESVEQLLLEFKEDKSYAQSVSGNYIDIEELKKMASTAPVKKWVGLMFLYAVLDKASDIHYEAFEDSFRVRYRIDGVLYERVSPPRELGIPINSRIKVMAGMDISERRLPQDGRIKLNVGGASIDLRVSTLPTKFGESIVMRLLDKSAVSLSLDKLGFRSEELKNIYQLLNIPNGIILVTGPTGSGKTTTLYAALNYLNEITTKIITTEDPVEYDVDGLIQVQVNPSIGVDFASCLRSILRQDPDIILVGEIRDEETARIAIQASLTGHLVFSTLHTNDAPLTITRLIDIGVKPYLIASTLECVISQRLVRKICASCKEEYEPSDELLNELNLTKAIAEGKRFFRGRGCSDCRKIGYRGRMGIYEIMPVNEEIRGLITEQASTNVIRNVARKNGMNTLRENGLKAIFEGQTTVEEVVRETIST encoded by the coding sequence ATGCAGGCAAAAAGTAAATCAAAACCGGATGCAAAAAGCGACGCACAAAGAAGACTCTTTGGGCAATTGCTGAAAGAAAATGGGTTTGCCACAGAAGATCAAATCCAGGAAGCCCTTGCAGTGCAAAAGCAGAATGGGGGGTTGCTGGGAGATATTCTTATTAGCATGAACTATGTGACGGATCCGCAAATAATGCAGGTGTTGAGCGAATACCTGGGAGTGGAAATTGTAAATATAGAAGATAGAGAAGTGCCGGGAGATGTGATTAATTTAGTGCCCGCTGCCATTGCGCAATTGTATAGAATTATCCCTATAAGTTATGAACAGGAGAAACAGGTTATTACGATTGCCCAGGCGAACGCCCTTGCAATTGAAACATTGGATGACTTACGATTGGTGCTGAAACTCAACGTGAAACCGGTACTTTGCCACAAAGATTCCGTAGCCCGCGCCCTGGAAAAATATTATCCCAAAAAACATGAGTCTGTGGAGCAGTTGCTACTGGAGTTTAAGGAGGATAAGTCATATGCGCAATCTGTTTCAGGGAATTACATAGATATTGAAGAACTAAAGAAAATGGCGTCTACCGCCCCGGTGAAGAAATGGGTAGGCCTTATGTTTTTATATGCGGTTCTGGATAAAGCAAGCGATATTCATTATGAGGCTTTTGAGGATAGCTTTCGGGTACGGTACCGGATAGACGGCGTATTGTATGAAAGGGTGTCCCCACCCAGAGAGCTTGGCATTCCTATTAATTCCAGGATAAAGGTAATGGCGGGAATGGATATCTCGGAAAGAAGACTGCCGCAGGATGGAAGGATAAAACTGAATGTTGGCGGCGCGTCAATAGATTTGCGTGTTTCTACGCTTCCGACAAAATTCGGGGAAAGCATTGTGATGCGACTGCTCGATAAGTCGGCGGTATCACTTAGTTTGGACAAGCTGGGGTTCAGGTCTGAAGAATTAAAAAATATCTATCAATTGCTGAATATCCCGAATGGTATAATTCTCGTTACAGGCCCTACGGGGTCTGGCAAGACGACTACATTGTACGCCGCATTAAACTATTTGAACGAAATAACCACTAAGATAATAACCACTGAAGATCCTGTAGAATATGATGTTGACGGGCTTATTCAGGTGCAGGTAAACCCGTCGATAGGCGTTGACTTTGCAAGTTGCCTGCGGTCTATTTTGCGCCAGGATCCTGATATTATACTTGTTGGTGAAATCAGGGATGAGGAAACGGCCAGGATTGCCATACAGGCTTCATTGACGGGTCATTTGGTTTTTAGTACGTTACACACAAACGACGCCCCGCTTACGATAACGCGTTTAATTGATATCGGTGTTAAACCTTATTTGATTGCTTCAACACTGGAATGTGTCATCAGCCAGCGGTTGGTAAGGAAAATATGTGCATCATGCAAAGAAGAATATGAGCCTTCCGATGAATTGTTAAATGAGTTGAATCTCACAAAAGCCATAGCGGAGGGAAAAAGATTTTTCCGGGGGAGAGGGTGTAGTGATTGCAGAAAAATCGGATACAGGGGACGTATGGGTATATATGAAATAATGCCTGTCAATGAAGAAATACGGGGTTTAATTACCGAACAGGCAAGTACAAATGTAATAAGGAATGTTGCAAGAAAAAACGGCATGAATACATTGCGCGAAAACGGACTAAAAGCAATTTTTGAGGGGCAAACAACGGTTGAAGAGGTTGTACGTGAAACCATTTCCACATAA
- a CDS encoding type II secretion system F family protein, producing the protein MSIFQYYAVNSTGKKIKERIEAASSEEAISKIRGLGYFPTGIKELTVRGKSAEQHAAKTQKKKFGEINISIGGVKSKHLTLFTRQLSTLQDAGLPIIRSLQILAAQLKKGMLKKTVLKVIENIEGGSTFSGALARHPRVFDKLYVNIVKAGEISGSLDIILRRLADFREKMERLIRKIITAMIYPSVVVVVAAAILIGLMIFVVPNFAKIFDELGLDLPAPTRMLIQFSTALKTNWMYLPAVPVGTFIFYKLVRMIKKVRLLIDRAKFKIPVFGAIINKSTVSRFTRTLATLTSSGVPILDSLINSKDTTGNAAVAQAIQNIHDSIRSGETIAKPLRESKICNEIVVNMVEVGEETGELEKMLTKVADNYDDEVDRAVEGLVSLIEPIMIVFLGGSVGFIVIAMFLPLVKLMQSIGG; encoded by the coding sequence ATGTCCATTTTTCAATATTATGCGGTAAACAGTACAGGAAAGAAGATAAAGGAGAGGATAGAAGCGGCATCATCGGAGGAGGCGATTTCTAAAATCCGCGGATTAGGCTATTTCCCTACCGGCATAAAAGAATTAACTGTACGTGGAAAATCGGCGGAACAACATGCCGCGAAAACGCAGAAGAAAAAATTTGGCGAGATAAATATATCTATTGGAGGAGTAAAGTCTAAGCATTTGACGCTGTTTACGCGTCAGTTATCCACATTACAGGATGCGGGTTTGCCCATAATCAGGAGTTTGCAGATACTTGCCGCACAGCTTAAAAAAGGCATGCTGAAAAAAACGGTGCTGAAGGTCATTGAAAATATTGAAGGCGGAAGCACATTTTCGGGAGCGCTTGCAAGACATCCGCGGGTATTCGACAAGCTATACGTAAATATTGTCAAAGCTGGTGAAATAAGTGGTTCATTGGATATCATTTTGAGGAGACTGGCTGATTTCAGGGAAAAGATGGAACGGCTTATCCGAAAAATAATAACCGCTATGATTTATCCTTCTGTGGTGGTCGTGGTTGCTGCGGCAATCCTTATAGGCCTTATGATCTTTGTCGTACCCAATTTTGCGAAAATATTCGATGAACTGGGATTAGACCTGCCTGCCCCAACCAGGATGCTGATTCAGTTCAGCACTGCTCTTAAGACAAATTGGATGTATTTGCCTGCCGTGCCCGTTGGAACTTTTATTTTTTACAAACTCGTAAGAATGATTAAGAAGGTGAGGCTGCTCATTGACCGGGCAAAATTTAAGATACCGGTTTTTGGGGCAATAATAAATAAATCTACCGTATCCCGGTTTACCCGTACCCTTGCGACGTTAACATCAAGCGGTGTGCCTATTTTAGATTCGCTCATAAATTCGAAAGATACCACCGGAAATGCCGCTGTTGCCCAGGCGATACAAAATATTCATGATAGTATCCGCAGCGGAGAAACTATCGCAAAACCGCTGCGTGAATCAAAGATTTGCAATGAAATAGTCGTCAATATGGTTGAGGTAGGAGAGGAAACTGGCGAGCTGGAAAAAATGCTTACAAAGGTTGCCGACAACTATGACGATGAAGTGGACAGGGCTGTTGAAGGGCTTGTAAGCCTGATAGAACCGATTATGATTGTGTTTTTGGGTGGTTCGGTTGGGTTTATTGTAATCGCCATGTTTCTGCCTCTCGTAAAATTGATGCAGAGTATCGGCGGGTAA
- a CDS encoding NUDIX hydrolase: protein MIVYSGIRISVRKDEVALDDGRKVMREVVDHPGSAAIIPFIANDEILLIKQYRYAVNETIYEIPAGTLDEGETFFECANRELEEETGYKAGILTPLSVIYPSPGILNETMHLYKATNLIKTKTNHQADESIKGIVAIKVKEASEMIKRGEIKDAKTVCCILMTISGVHVFK, encoded by the coding sequence GTGATAGTTTACTCCGGAATAAGAATAAGTGTAAGGAAGGATGAAGTTGCTCTTGATGACGGAAGAAAGGTGATGCGGGAGGTAGTTGACCATCCCGGCTCTGCCGCCATCATTCCTTTTATTGCAAACGATGAGATTCTGTTAATTAAACAATACCGGTATGCGGTAAACGAAACGATATATGAAATACCAGCCGGTACCCTTGATGAAGGCGAGACTTTTTTTGAATGTGCAAACCGGGAACTGGAAGAAGAAACAGGGTATAAAGCAGGCATTCTTACCCCTTTGTCGGTCATTTATCCGTCTCCCGGTATTTTGAATGAAACCATGCATCTTTATAAGGCAACAAACCTGATCAAAACGAAAACGAATCATCAGGCAGATGAATCAATCAAAGGGATTGTTGCGATTAAAGTAAAAGAAGCGTCTGAAATGATAAAAAGGGGGGAGATCAAAGATGCAAAAACGGTGTGCTGTATTTTAATGACGATTTCGGGGGTTCACGTTTTTAAATAA
- a CDS encoding FprA family A-type flavoprotein, which produces MQTLQLTNSVYWTGVLHATLRTFDVVFETRFGSTYNSYLIMADKPTIIDGVHEKFTPEYLNKLQSLIPLKDICYIVVNHTEMDHTGSLGQLLKLAKNAQVLSTKTASMFLKNILNSEFNGKTVEDGECISLGNRQLQFIHAPFWHWPDTMFTYLHDDAILFPCDGFATHFCDERLFDDRVDEFFEDFRYYFEHIMGPFRKKILEALDKTNQLDIKMIAPSHGPILRTDPQKYIKAYKEWSTPLPPRSKKLIVILYVSVYGNTKKMAEAIAKGACTVSSEAKLLDVAAISPEHARFEIESADGLLFGSPTMNGDAVKHMWDMMNILFSLNIKGRKCATFGTYGWSGEAVKLMEDRLRGLKLNVVQPSLKANFIPTEEILKKCSIFGYDFAKSLTSP; this is translated from the coding sequence ATGCAGACATTGCAACTTACAAATAGCGTTTATTGGACAGGCGTCTTACATGCCACCCTCAGGACTTTCGACGTTGTTTTTGAAACCCGGTTTGGCAGCACGTATAATTCCTATCTTATCATGGCGGATAAACCAACAATCATTGATGGCGTTCATGAAAAATTTACCCCTGAATATCTCAATAAACTGCAATCGTTAATACCACTTAAAGACATTTGCTATATTGTGGTAAATCACACGGAAATGGACCATACCGGATCGCTAGGACAGCTATTAAAACTAGCTAAAAATGCCCAGGTCTTATCAACAAAGACCGCCTCAATGTTTCTGAAAAACATTCTTAACTCTGAGTTTAACGGAAAAACGGTTGAGGACGGCGAATGCATTTCTCTGGGAAACAGACAATTACAGTTTATTCATGCCCCATTCTGGCATTGGCCGGATACCATGTTTACTTATTTGCATGACGATGCGATACTGTTTCCCTGTGATGGATTTGCCACCCATTTTTGCGATGAAAGGCTTTTTGATGACAGGGTGGATGAATTTTTTGAAGATTTCAGATATTATTTTGAGCACATAATGGGTCCCTTCAGAAAAAAAATACTTGAAGCGTTAGACAAAACAAATCAACTCGACATAAAAATGATTGCTCCCAGCCACGGCCCTATATTAAGAACAGACCCGCAAAAATACATAAAGGCATATAAAGAGTGGAGCACGCCACTCCCCCCCCGGAGCAAAAAACTCATCGTAATTTTATATGTATCTGTCTATGGGAATACAAAAAAAATGGCGGAGGCGATAGCAAAAGGCGCTTGTACGGTAAGCAGTGAAGCAAAGCTGTTGGATGTTGCCGCTATTTCTCCGGAACATGCACGGTTCGAAATAGAATCTGCCGATGGGTTGCTGTTTGGTTCGCCAACAATGAATGGAGATGCGGTAAAACACATGTGGGATATGATGAATATTTTATTTAGTCTTAACATTAAAGGCAGGAAATGTGCAACATTTGGCACGTATGGATGGAGCGGAGAAGCAGTTAAACTAATGGAAGACCGTTTAAGAGGCCTAAAGTTAAATGTTGTGCAACCTTCCCTAAAAGCTAATTTTATCCCTACAGAAGAAATTTTGAAAAAGTGTTCAATCTTCGGATATGATTTTGCCAAATCACTTACCAGCCCCTGA
- the leuD gene encoding 3-isopropylmalate dehydratase small subunit, with product MKNKCWKFGNNINTDEIIPARYLNTTDPNELAKHCMEDADPDFIKKIKQGDVIVAGENFGCGSSREHAPIAIKAAGISCVIAKSFARIFFRNAINIGLLIFECPEAADNIKEGDEIEVDLTKSEIFDHTLNRRFTFEPFPHEMQEIIQSGGLMNFVKNKIGQ from the coding sequence ATGAAAAATAAATGTTGGAAGTTTGGCAATAATATTAATACCGATGAAATCATCCCGGCCCGGTATTTGAATACGACAGACCCAAATGAATTGGCAAAGCATTGCATGGAAGATGCCGACCCTGATTTCATAAAAAAGATAAAACAAGGAGATGTTATTGTAGCGGGAGAGAATTTTGGTTGCGGGTCTTCACGTGAACATGCACCGATCGCTATCAAAGCAGCAGGCATTTCCTGCGTCATCGCAAAATCATTCGCCAGAATATTTTTCAGAAATGCTATAAACATTGGTCTGCTTATTTTCGAGTGTCCTGAAGCTGCGGATAACATCAAAGAAGGAGATGAAATAGAGGTGGATTTGACAAAGAGCGAAATTTTTGACCATACCTTGAACAGGCGTTTTACCTTTGAACCATTTCCACACGAAATGCAGGAAATTATTCAATCGGGCGGGTTGATGAATTTTGTGAAAAATAAAATAGGGCAATAA